The sequence below is a genomic window from Actinokineospora baliensis.
GCAGCGCCTCGACCTCGGTGGACACCACGGTCCACTCGACGCCACCCGCGGTGGTCACCATCTGCCTGGTGCGCGGGTGCAGCGAGGTGATGTCGGCGAAGTACGAGTTCAGCCTGGAGCGCAGGCTCTTGGCCTTGCCGACGTAGATGACCCGGCCCCCGGGATCGCGGAACTTGTAGACCCCGGGTGCGTCCGGAATCGTCCCAGGCGAAGGTCGGTAGGTGGTCGGGTCAGGCACACGACAACCCTACGGCTGCCCACCGACAGTCGGCTCACCCGCCCGACGGGGGTGAGCCGACCGGTCGTCGCCTAGGCCACGGCGTGCAGGTTGCCGTCGGAGCCGATCAGGCAGCGGGCGGTGGGGGTACCGGCGTTGACGAACTCGGTGACGCAGCGGCCGAGCTGGGCGTGGCCGCGGGCGTTGGGGTGGAAGGATTGCTGCGCCATGTGGATGCCGACCGAGTCGAGGCCGCCGAAGACCCACGCGTACGGGTCGACCAGGACGCGGTTCTGCCACTCGGTGGCGGAGTTGTCGCCGCCGCTGCAGGCCTCGCGGCCCTCGGTGGCCCGCGACAGGTCCAAGTAGGACAGTCCGTTCCTGGCGGCGATGCCGCGGTAGGCCTCGGCGAACTGCGGCACGGCCTCCGTGCGACCGTAGCCGGCGTCGGCCAGACGCAGTGGGCAGCCCTGGGGTCCGTGGTTGATCGCGTCCATCTTCTCGGTGACCGGGGAGGCGTACGAGGTGATGACGAACCGGTAGCTGCCGTCGGCGTACCCGGCCTGGCGCATCGCGGACTTGACGTCGGCGACCGCGCGCTCGACCTTGGGGGCCATCGCGGTCAACCTGGCAGGCCACTGCGTGCGCAGGTCCTTGGCGCAGCCGGAGCCGAACGGGTTGAACCACTTCTTGATGCACCCGACGAGGGTGTCGGCGAAGGCCGGGTCGTCGTTCGCGCCGACCTGCAGCACGACCGCCACCACCCGGTTGGCCTTGGCGACGTCGATCAGCCTGCGCGCCTGGGAGCCCTCGGTGTAGTGCGTGGTGTCGGCGAGCGAGACGTTGGCGGCGTCGGCACCGGAGCAGGCGAGGTTGACGGTGCGCTGGGCGAGCTGCGTCTTGTGGATCAGCGCGTTCGCCGAGCGGTGGCACCAGTTGCCGTTCTCGCCGCGGGTGCCCGGCTCGTAGTCGCCCGCGCCCTCCCCGGAGATGGCGCTGTCGCCGAGGGACACGACGGCGGTCGGGCGGTCGTCGGCGACGGCCTGCGGGGCGGCGACCAGGCCCGCGGCCAGCACCACCCCCGTGACGAGACCGAGAACTCGGATGGCTGGCATGGGTCCCCCCGGGTCAGGGTGATGGGTTGACCTTGACTCAACCACCGGTGATCCGGTGAATCCATAACCCGAACGGACCTGGGTCCGGACGCCGTCCGGACCACCCCTACCGTCCACTGTGGAGCGAGCGGCCGGTAGGGGTGGCTCCGGGTGCTCAGCCGAGCACGACGCTGTCGCCGTCGACCTTGACCGCGATGCTCTTGAGCCCGGTCTGCGCCTGCCCCGCGGTGCGCGCCCCGGTACCGGCGTCGAACGTGCTGAAGTGCCGGGGGCAGGTGATCACCCCGTTCTTGGGCGGGTCCACGGTCGCCCCCTGGTGCGGGCACGACGGGTCGAACCCCTTGACGGTGCCGCCCGAGCGCACGAGCAGGATCTTGCCGCCGGACGGGTTGTCGACCAACACCCCACCCCCGTCGGGGATCGCCGCGACCGTGCTCAACGCCCCGCTCGCCCCTCCCCCCGTCGTCGCGCCACCGGTCGTCGCCCCACCCCCGGTGGTGCCACCCCCGGTCGTACCGGTCGTGCTCCCGCTCGGCGAGTCGCTGGTGCCACACGCGGCGAGCACACCGGGCGCCACCAGGGCGACCATCAGGCCGCACAGGACCTGCCTGCGGTTGCGCTCGGGCGGGGTGTTGGTCGTCGTCGGAACGCCGGAATCGACGGTGGTGGGATCGACAACAGTCACGCTGGGCCTCCTCGGAAATCAGTCCAGGGATACACCGAGGCCAACGCGGGCGCCTCCCGACCGGTTCACCGATCGGGGGTATTCACAGTGCGCGCACAGGAACCGATCAGAGCCCCAGGTGCACCCGCAACGCCTCATCCACCGCTGTGAGCAGCGACGCGGGCACCCGCCCCAAGCGGGCGGTGACGATGGAGCAGAGGAACGGCCAAGGCCAGCAGCGGCGACGGGGTGGCTCCGGTCCGCAATACAAGCGGCCGGGAACGGCCACCGACGACACAACACCGCCACCTGATCCACCCGCCCAAGCGCCCCCGTGCACCGCCGCAAGCGGCGGGACAGCACCCCGGGCAGGTGGCGGAGGCGATGGGAACGGCCTGCCAAGCCCGGTGCGCCCACGCAGGCGAAAGGCCACTATGCCCAGCCGGGCGACACGGCTCGCCACGCAGCCGCGGACCGCCGGAACCGATCAGAGCCCCAAGTACACCCGCAACGCCTCATCCACCGCCATGAGCAGCGACGCAGACACCCGCCCGAGGCTGGCGGTGGCGATGGAGCGGGCCTGTCATGCCCGGCGCACCCAGGCAGGCACTCACCCGCCCCCAGCCACCACCATCTCCAAAGGCAACCACAGTGCGCGCACAGGAACCGATCAGAGCCCCAGGTGCACCCGCAACGCCTCATCCACCGCCGCCAGCAGCGGCCCGGGTACCCGTCCCAAGCGGCGCCCCAGGCGGGCGGTGGCGATGGAGCGGACCTGTTCGGCCTGGGCTTTGGAGTCGGCGACCAAGCCGCAGTCGGGGCCGGGGAGCAGGACCTGGAAGGGGAAGACGCGGGTGGTGTTGGAGGTGATGGGGATGACGGTGACGACGCCGCGGCCGGTGCGGTGGGCGGCTTGGTTGGCGGCGTCGTTGCTGACGATCACGGCGGGGCGGACCTTGTTGGCCTCCGAGCCCCGGCTGGGGTCCAGGTCCACCAGGTGGATGTCACCTCGGCGCATCGGCGACCGTCGACTCCCACAGGGCGGCGTCGTCCTCGGCGTCCCACTCGGCGAAGGCCTGGGCGTACTCGTCGCGCATCGCCGTCTCGCGCAGCAGGCCGATGGCGAGCTGGATCACCGAGGACCTGGTCGCCGCGTCGAAGCGGGCCAGGTACTCGTCGATGAACCGCACATCGACGTCCGGCAGGCTCACACTCAGTTTCACACCACTGATGCTACCCCGGTTGCCACCGGGGTGGCCACCACGTCACCCGGTGGTGGCGACGCGGTGCAGTCGGCGCAGCTCGCGGATGGCCTCGACCGCGCGGGCCCCGTCGATCGACTGCACGGCCATGACCGGCACGTACTCGTCGTCGGGCAGCTCCAGCCGTGCCCACGCCGCGCCGTCGGGGAAGCTGATGCCGCGCACCGCCGTCCACGGGTACCTGGTGCGGCCGAGCAGGTTGCGCACGGTGATCCCGTCCTCGTCTGCGGTGACCTTGGGCCAGGTCAGCCACAGCACGCCCGCCGCGAGCAGCACCCCGATGCCGACCATGGCCAGCTGGTCGGACACCTGGAAGTACACCCCGGTGCCGCTGCCCCGCAGCAGGACGGCGACGACCACGAACACGCCGATGAACACGACCGCGATGGGCACGGTCACGAACCAGACCTTGCGCGGGCGGGCGGTCATTCGAAGCCCCGCTCGGTCCACGGCTGGCGCAGCCCGCGCAGCACGAGCGCGGACTCGAGGGCCGCCGCGCACGCCTCGTAGCCCTTGTCCTCGGCCGACCCGGGCAGCCCGGCCCGGTCCAGCGCCTGGTCCTCGGTGTTGACCGTCAGCACGCCGTTGCCCACCGGGGTCGACTCGTCGAGCGCCACCCTGGTCAGCCCCGCGGTGACCGCGTCGCAGACGTACTCGAAGTGCGGGGTGCCGCCGCGCACGACCACACCGAGCGCGACCACGGCGTCGTGGTGGCGGGCGAGTTCCTGGCACACGACCGGCAGTTCGACCGCGCCGGGCACCCGCACGACGGTGGGCTCCTCGATGCCCGCCTCCTCGGCGGCGGCGAGCGCGCGGGCGAGCAGCTGGTCGGTGATCCCCGCGTGCCAGCGGGTCGCCGCGATGCCCAGCCGGATGCCGGTGCTGTCGGGGACGCCCTGCTCCGGCCTGCCCTCGCCGCTCACGCGTCCTCCCCCGCCGCCGAGCCGACGGACCCGATCTCGTACTGCTCCAGGTTGCCCAGCTCGTGGCCCATCCGGTCGCGCTTGGTGCGCAGGTACCGCAGGTTCTCCGGGTTGGGCCACACCGACAGCGGCACCCGGTCGACCACGGTGAGCCCGTAGCCCTCCAGGCCGACCCGCTTGGCGGGGTTGTTGGTGAGCAGCCGCATCGACTTCACGCCGAGGTCGACCAGGATCTGGGCGCCGGTGCCGTAGTCGCGGGCGTCGGCGGGCACGCCGAGCGCGAGGTTGGCGTCGACGGTGTCCGCGCCGTCGTCCTGCAGCTGGTAGGCCTGTAGCTTGTGCATGAGGCCGATGCCGCGGCCCTCGTGGCCGCGCATGTAGAGCACCACGCCCCGGCCCTCGGCGGCGACGGCCTCCAGCGCGGCGTCCAACTGCGGGCCGCAGTCGCAGCGCAGCGACCCGAACACGTCGCCGGTCAGGCACTCGGAGTGCACCCGGACCAGCACGCTCTCGCCGTCGCCGATGTCGCCGTAGACCAGCGCGACGTGCTCGATGCCGTCGAGGCGGCTGTCGTAGCCGACCGCCCGGAAGGCGCCGTGCGCGGTCGGGATCCTGGCCTCGGCGACCCGGTCGACCTGCTTCTCGGTGCGGCGGCGGTAGGCGATCAGGTCGGCGATGGTGATGATCGCCAGGTCGTGCTCGGCGGCGAAGACCACCAGCTCGTCGTAGCGGGCCATCTCGCCCTCGTCCTTCTGCGACACGATCTCGCAGAGCACGCCCGCAGGCCGCAGCCCGGCCATCCTGGCCAGGTCGATCGCGGCCTCGGTGTGGCCGGGGCGGCGCAGCACGCCGCCCTCCTTGGCGCGCAGCGGCACCACGTGGCCGGGCCGGTTGAAGTCCTTGGGGGTGGTGGTCTCGTCGGCCAGCAGCCGGATCGTGTACGCGCGATCGGCGGCGGAGATGCCGGTGGACACGCCCTCGGCGGCGTCGACGGTGACGGTGTACGCGGTGCCCCGGACGTCCTGGTTGGTGTGGAACATCGGCGGCAGGTCCAGCCGGGCGCAGTCGGCCTCGGTCAGCGGCACGCAGATGTAGCCCGAGGTGTAGCGGACCATGAAGGCCAGCAGCTCGGGGGTGCACTTCTCGGCGGCGAAGATGAGGTCGCCCTCGTTCTCCCTGTCCTCGTCGTCGACCACCACCACGGCCTTGCCGTCGGCGATGTCGGCGATGGCTCGCTCGATGGCGGCGAAATCGCTCACCGGTCCCCCTCCTCGGCGGCCAGGTGTGGCCCGGCCAGCTTTTCCACGTACTTCGCGATCACGTCCACCTCGAGGTTCACCCGGTCCCCCGGTTCGCGAAGACCCAGGGTGGTGGCGCGCAGCGTCTCGGGGATCAGGCTCACGGTGAACCAGTCCGCCCCCACCTCGACGACGGTCAGCGAGACCCCGTCGACGGTGATCGAGCCCTTCTCCACCACGTAGCGGGCCAGGTGGGCGGGCAGGCTGAACCGCACCACGTCCCAGTGCTGCGACGGCGCCCGCGACACCAGCTCCGCTGTGCCGTCCACGTGGCCCTGCACGATGTGCCCGCCGAAGCGCTGCCCCACGGCGGCGGCGCGCTCCAGGTTCACCGCGTCCCCCGCGGCGACCCCGTCGAGGCTGCTGCGGAGCAGGGTCTCGTGCATGACGTCGGCGGTGAACGCGCCCTCGGCGTGCTCGACCACGGTCAGGCAGACCCCGTTGACCGCGATCGAGTCGCCGCGCTTGGCGTCGCTGGTGACCAGCGGCCCGGCGATGGTGACCCGCGCGGCCTCTGCCAACTGCTCCACCGCGACGACCTGGCCGCGTTCCTCGACGATCCCGGTGAACACCGGCGGCTCCTCCTCAGTTCCGGACCGGGACCGCGGAGATCCGCACGTCCGGTCCGCTCATGGTGACCTCTTCGACGGCCAGCCGGTGTGCCTCGGTGATGGTCGACACCCCGGATGCGCCCAACGCCACAGGCCCGCCGCCGAGCAGGGTGGGCGCGAGGTAGACCAGGACCCGGTCGACCAGCCCCGCCCCCACGAACGCGCCTGCCAGCGTCGGCCCGCCTTCGAGCAGGACGTCGACCACCCCGCGCGCGTGCAACTCGGCCAGCACTTCGGCCGGGTCGTGCGTGCGCGCCAGCAGGGTCTCGGCGCTGTCGTCGAGCACCCTGGCCCCCTCGGGCAGGTCGGTGTGTCCCACGACAACCCGCAACGGCTGCCGGGCCTCCGGTGTTCCATCCGCAGCGCGCGCGGTCAAAGTGGGATTGTCGATCATGACCGTTCCGGTTCCGACCACAATGGCGTCCACCCGCCTGCGCAGCTCGTGCACCTCTTCGCGCGATTCCGCCGAACTGATCCACCGACTGGTCCCATCGGCGGCGGCGACCCGTCCGTCGAGGGTCGCGGCGTACTTCCACGTCACGTGCGGTCGACCGTGTGTGACGAAGTGCAACCACGCCCTGAGCGGACCTCTGCTGACCTCGTCGGCGAGCAGCCCGGCTTGGGTCTGGACGCCCGCCTCGCGCAGCGTTGTGGCACCGCCGGACGCGACGGGGTTCGGGTCGGACACCGCGTAGACGACCTTCGCCACTCCGGCCGCGATAAGAGCGTCGGTGCAGGGTGGGGTGCGGCCGTGGTGCGCGCAGGGCTCAAGGGTGACCACCGCGGTCCCACCTCTGGCCCGCTCCCCCGCCGCGCGCAACGCCATCACCTCAGCGTGCGGCCCACCAGGTGGCTGTGTGGCGCCCTCGCCTATAGGCACGCCCGAGGAATCCAGCACGACGCACCCCACGGGCGGGTTGGGACTGGTCGACCCCCGCACCTGCTCGGCCAGCGCCACCGCAGACCGCATCGCCGCGGCCAGGCTGTACTCCACG
It includes:
- a CDS encoding antitoxin → MKLSVSLPDVDVRFIDEYLARFDAATRSSVIQLAIGLLRETAMRDEYAQAFAEWDAEDDAALWESTVADAPR
- the ribH gene encoding 6,7-dimethyl-8-ribityllumazine synthase, which translates into the protein MSGEGRPEQGVPDSTGIRLGIAATRWHAGITDQLLARALAAAEEAGIEEPTVVRVPGAVELPVVCQELARHHDAVVALGVVVRGGTPHFEYVCDAVTAGLTRVALDESTPVGNGVLTVNTEDQALDRAGLPGSAEDKGYEACAAALESALVLRGLRQPWTERGFE
- a CDS encoding PH domain-containing protein; this translates as MTARPRKVWFVTVPIAVVFIGVFVVVAVLLRGSGTGVYFQVSDQLAMVGIGVLLAAGVLWLTWPKVTADEDGITVRNLLGRTRYPWTAVRGISFPDGAAWARLELPDDEYVPVMAVQSIDGARAVEAIRELRRLHRVATTG
- a CDS encoding riboflavin synthase — protein: MFTGIVEERGQVVAVEQLAEAARVTIAGPLVTSDAKRGDSIAVNGVCLTVVEHAEGAFTADVMHETLLRSSLDGVAAGDAVNLERAAAVGQRFGGHIVQGHVDGTAELVSRAPSQHWDVVRFSLPAHLARYVVEKGSITVDGVSLTVVEVGADWFTVSLIPETLRATTLGLREPGDRVNLEVDVIAKYVEKLAGPHLAAEEGDR
- a CDS encoding type II toxin-antitoxin system PemK/MazF family toxin; translated protein: MRRGDIHLVDLDPSRGSEANKVRPAVIVSNDAANQAAHRTGRGVVTVIPITSNTTRVFPFQVLLPGPDCGLVADSKAQAEQVRSIATARLGRRLGRVPGPLLAAVDEALRVHLGL
- a CDS encoding Rieske (2Fe-2S) protein; its protein translation is MTVVDPTTVDSGVPTTTNTPPERNRRQVLCGLMVALVAPGVLAACGTSDSPSGSTTGTTGGGTTGGGATTGGATTGGGASGALSTVAAIPDGGGVLVDNPSGGKILLVRSGGTVKGFDPSCPHQGATVDPPKNGVITCPRHFSTFDAGTGARTAGQAQTGLKSIAVKVDGDSVVLG
- the ribD gene encoding bifunctional diaminohydroxyphosphoribosylaminopyrimidine deaminase/5-amino-6-(5-phosphoribosylamino)uracil reductase RibD; this encodes MRSAVALAEQVRGSTSPNPPVGCVVLDSSGVPIGEGATQPPGGPHAEVMALRAAGERARGGTAVVTLEPCAHHGRTPPCTDALIAAGVAKVVYAVSDPNPVASGGATTLREAGVQTQAGLLADEVSRGPLRAWLHFVTHGRPHVTWKYAATLDGRVAAADGTSRWISSAESREEVHELRRRVDAIVVGTGTVMIDNPTLTARAADGTPEARQPLRVVVGHTDLPEGARVLDDSAETLLARTHDPAEVLAELHARGVVDVLLEGGPTLAGAFVGAGLVDRVLVYLAPTLLGGGPVALGASGVSTITEAHRLAVEEVTMSGPDVRISAVPVRN
- a CDS encoding GDSL-type esterase/lipase family protein; its protein translation is MPAIRVLGLVTGVVLAAGLVAAPQAVADDRPTAVVSLGDSAISGEGAGDYEPGTRGENGNWCHRSANALIHKTQLAQRTVNLACSGADAANVSLADTTHYTEGSQARRLIDVAKANRVVAVVLQVGANDDPAFADTLVGCIKKWFNPFGSGCAKDLRTQWPARLTAMAPKVERAVADVKSAMRQAGYADGSYRFVITSYASPVTEKMDAINHGPQGCPLRLADAGYGRTEAVPQFAEAYRGIAARNGLSYLDLSRATEGREACSGGDNSATEWQNRVLVDPYAWVFGGLDSVGIHMAQQSFHPNARGHAQLGRCVTEFVNAGTPTARCLIGSDGNLHAVA
- a CDS encoding bifunctional 3,4-dihydroxy-2-butanone-4-phosphate synthase/GTP cyclohydrolase II, which encodes MSDFAAIERAIADIADGKAVVVVDDEDRENEGDLIFAAEKCTPELLAFMVRYTSGYICVPLTEADCARLDLPPMFHTNQDVRGTAYTVTVDAAEGVSTGISAADRAYTIRLLADETTTPKDFNRPGHVVPLRAKEGGVLRRPGHTEAAIDLARMAGLRPAGVLCEIVSQKDEGEMARYDELVVFAAEHDLAIITIADLIAYRRRTEKQVDRVAEARIPTAHGAFRAVGYDSRLDGIEHVALVYGDIGDGESVLVRVHSECLTGDVFGSLRCDCGPQLDAALEAVAAEGRGVVLYMRGHEGRGIGLMHKLQAYQLQDDGADTVDANLALGVPADARDYGTGAQILVDLGVKSMRLLTNNPAKRVGLEGYGLTVVDRVPLSVWPNPENLRYLRTKRDRMGHELGNLEQYEIGSVGSAAGEDA